One Dreissena polymorpha isolate Duluth1 chromosome 9, UMN_Dpol_1.0, whole genome shotgun sequence genomic window carries:
- the LOC127846431 gene encoding uncharacterized protein LOC127846431, with protein MDSQPLVKPMKAEPLKLHGDNTDDWVSPFGCEHVVVNFSPEKTSRKKKTKKKAKKGGKEIEDELQSFCVLCGETVSDNENMLQANKNDEMKSPMQETQKDVKLINSVVDKRQTLFSSARKLSSSVSSLSQSSAAHVYDTRACLIHAHKKIKYFCEDHQEVCCSVCVNVLHRGCERVMFIKDELNNGWDPKTCEHTMKALVYIAESFAKIIEQNQQAHKELQDEMEAFKHRREQFRKKVIHLLDEYDNTSDKMVKKFIKLSERDINSTIETCKEAMREAEASREMLEYTLNSATAKESFIATQKVLKQKNKYGFALSEAVKKSKIRAIEFVQDSAFENIESLKRIAEVQFSAESVMFPEGVISSVSKLPKHEIRSPRDVLGVFARSDTTSSLENTLTFVGKFSVRLADDKGQCENVAAAFLADDRVAVVDMKNKKLKVFDSKFSKAYSVELSSEPRGVAVVSPHEVAVSLPDESKIQFVTTHKKLSAIRSILTSLPCYGITCFNQELIVLCDDGFSTTAIQVLDLDGKVIKTLKMNKSGHVILKNPWNLAVNLDGQHVCVTDRGRLVCVDMKGARVFQYLNDSLENARGLTVDNLGRYYVCGTGSSNVHQVSHDGKLLGVVLTEKDVPQPQAVCYQQSKRLLLLTAVGNDNIYLYKLPK; from the coding sequence ATGGATTCCCAACCGCTTGTAAAACCGATGAAAGCAGAGCCATTGAAGCTGCATGGGGACAACACTGACGACTGGGTGAGTCCATTCGGATGCGAACACGTGGTGGTTAACTTTAGTCCGGAGAAAACTAGCAGAAAGAAGAAAACTAAGAAGAAAGCGAAGAAAGGTGGGAAGGAAATCGAAGATGAATTGCAGTCATTCTGTGTTCTGTGCGGCGAAACAGTGAGCGACAACGAAAATATGTTGCAAGCTAACAAAAACGATGAGATGAAAAGCCCCATGCAAGAAACGCAAAAAGATGTGAAACTGATAAATTCTGTTGTGGACAAAAGACAGACATTGTTTTCAAGCGCGCGGAAACTATCTTCAAGTGTTTCGAGCTTATCGCAGTCGTCAGCCGCACATGTCTATGACACCAGGGCGTGTCTTATACATGCACATAAGAAGATCAAATACTTCTGTGAAGACCACCAAGAAGTGTGTTGCAGCGTGTGCGTTAACGTCCTTCACCGGGGATGCGAGCGAGTCATGTTCATCAAGGATGAGCTGAATAACGGCTGGGATCCAAAGACGTGCGAACACACTATGAAAGCTTTGGTGTATATCGCCGAAAGCTTTGCGAAGATCATTGAGCAGAATCAGCAGGCGCACAAAGAACTCCAAGACGAGATGGAAGCATTTAAGCACAGACGCGAACAATTTCGAAAAAAAGTCATACATCTTTTGGACGAGTACGATAATACTAGTGATAAGATGGTTAAAAAGTTCATAAAATTATCGGAACGTGACATAAATTCTACAATAGAAACCTGTAAAGAGGCAATGAGAGAAGCCGAGGCGTCACGAGAAATGTTGGAATACACACTGAACAGTGCGACAGCTAAAGAATCCTTTATTGCAACCCAAAAAGTGTTGAAACAGAAGAACAAGTATGGATTCGCTTTGTCTGAAGCCGTGAAAAAATCTAAAATACGCGCGATAGAATTCGTACAGGATAGCGCTTTTGAGAACATTGAATCCCTGAAAAGGATTGCCGAAGTACAATTCAGTGCAGAATCAGTTATGTTCCCAGAAGGTGTTATATCGTCAGTATCCAAGTTACCGAAACACGAGATCCGTTCCCCAAGAGATGTACTCGGAGTTTTCGCAAGGAGTGACACCACATCATCGCTAGAAAACACGTTGACATTTGTCGGTAAGTTCAGTGTCCGTTTAGCAGACGACAAGGGCCAATGTGAGAACGTGGCTGCAGCgtttttagcagacgacagagTCGCTGTGGTAGATATGAAGAACAAGAAACTGAAGGTGTTTGATTCGAAGTTTTCCAAAGCTTATTCCGTGGAGTTAAGTTCTGAGCCTCGAGGAGTAGCGGTGGTTAGTCCGCATGAAGTAGCGGTCTCTCTACCCGATGAGAGCAAGATTCAGTTCGTGACCACCCACAAGAAACTGTCCGCGATCAGATCCATTCTGACCAGTCTTCCTTGTTATGGAATCACGTGTTTCAATCAAGAACTCATCGTGTTGTGCGACGACGGATTCTCAACGACAGCCATTCAAGTATTAGACTTAGACGGTAAGGTGATTAAGACGCTGAAAATGAACAAGTCTGGACACGTGATCTTGAAAAATCCTTGGAATTTAGCAGTGAACCTCGACGGGCAACATGTGTGTGTTACGGACAGGGGACGGCTGGTGTGCGTGGACATGAAAGGGGCCAGGGTATTCCAGTACCTGAACGACAGCCTCGAGAACGCCCGGGGGCTCACTGTGGACAATCTGGGGCGGTACTACGTGTGTGGCACGGGCTCCAGTAACGTGCACCAGGTCTCGCACGACGGGAAGCTGCTCGGGGTCGTACTGACAGAGAAGGACGTTCCCCAGCCTCAGGCAGTCTGTTACCAGCAGAGCAAGCGGCTCCTCCTGCTCACAGCGGTCGGAAATGACAACATCTACCTTTATAAATTACCCAAATGA
- the LOC127846428 gene encoding E3 ubiquitin-protein ligase TRIM33-like produces the protein MPTRSVRSSSRASTKGKSGPKKPETCSQCDKADKNLRLLECSHALCPACLKSANPDAPPGTASKDGRASKMSTRGGRKSAAPTPLPVDVKCPVCTKSQPSEYGECAPCKFENKTSGAAGYCVECGDLLCELCCTEHNKFKTIRAHHILRGDKIPRDTGAVARLPLLMMCMTHTDKDLEYYCGDHDVMACGACVNTDHRRCDRVMFIKDITDEPTDRKTVADAAVELRDIRRNFEDIHKDTGEILSNLEQQRNEIRERRDHFRNRINALLDKLDSSSELEMEQVIQGMTKDMGEDSQSSKEILSEIDSSIQILDAAASHATTQQMFVAGRRSIADRNKYMNMLNSTMGSIQNVQLDFKPDPTLERLAKSLELFEGRTITSNSTRQNQRLKNSFQPQNGFADHVNGQTVNNLRRDRPSSNYGGMSMQHTPQQDGLASRQSSLISGSVPDFRSANFNGMSDRMSMTDYNGGMLSVPQSPRRHEFENHFQTRSMPPTPRQAEINRLSIGRANTGGLEPTYYERQMYQQGALPMISPRGAVSEPGNFPGGQPRDFAPTTPRTIGRNGLIEQGLVQPQPKADVMAINQGNQSRRGSLASTASMPVPAQGPSKAGKSDILAQAPPVKRRNELQPGATALRDRKAVLAGQFNVRLPEDSNVCGLKGAVFLADGRIVMADYDNHNVKMFDSKLYRGSQLRLSSGPWDVEVTGPKEIAVSLPFESKIQFISVTDQMKTTRAIKMDMDCYGLVCRNQELIVVCNDYLIGPAVQVVSLTGRVKQTIDTDRSGRRILTDPYYLTVTPTGKLIYVSDKDRIVCMDRHGNVTSVYQDQALRNARGVDIDNEGNLYVCGYMSNTVHQITMHGIDFRCLIDKEELWDPWSVKFNESNGTILVTCDNCDTIKVFTLQ, from the exons ATGCCGACACGTTCGGTGCGATCTAGTAGTCGTGCAAGCACAAAGGGCAAGTCCGGTCCCAAAAAGCCGGAGACATGTTCCCAGTGCGACAAGGCCGACAAAAATCTCCGACTTCTGGAGTGTAGCCACGCCCTCTGCCCCGCCTGTCTAAAGTCGGCGAACCCGGATGCGCCACCCGGAACGGCGTCAAAGGATGGACGCGCATCAAAAATGTCGACTCGGGGAGGCCGGAAGTCCGCCGCGCCTACGCCGCTGCCCGTGGACGTCAAGTGTCCAGTCTGCACCAAGTCACAACCGTCCGAGTATGGAGAGTGTGCACCAT GCAAGTTCGAGAACAAGACTAGCGGCGCTGCCGGATACTGTGTGGAGTGCGGTGACCTGCTGTGCGAGCTGTGCTGTACAGAGCACAACAAGTTCAAGACCATCCGGGCCCATCACATCCTGCGTGGGGACAAGATACCCAGG GATACTGGGGCGGTCGCCCGACTTCCACTGCTTATGATGTGCATGACCCACACGGACAAAGACCTGGAGTACTACTGTGGAGACCATGACGTCATGGCGTGTGGCGCATGCGTCAACACCGACCACCGACGCTGCGATCGCGTGATGTTTATAAAGGACATCACGGACGAGCCGACGGACCGTAAGACGGTAGCTGACGCGGCGGTTGAACTGCGAGACATTCGCCGGAACTTCGAAGACATCCACAAGGACACCGGGGAGATCTTGTCAAACCTGGAACAGCAGCGGAACGAGATCCGAGAGCGCAGGGACCACTTCCGGAACCGCATCAACGCTCTTCTGGACAAACTGGACAGCTCCAGCGAGCTCGAAATGGAGCAGGTTATTCAAGGCATGACGAAGGACATGGGGGAAGATTCTCAGAGCTCCAAGGAGATACTGTCCGAGATCGACAGCTCCATTCAGATCCTCGACGCGGCGGCCTCCCACGCGACAACGCAGCAAATGTTTGTCGCCGGCCGACGAAGCATTGCTGACCGCAATAAGTACATGAATATGCTGAACAGTACAATGGGCAGTATCCAGAACGTGCAGCTTGATTTCAAGCCTGACCCGACGCTTGAGAGGCTTGCGAAGAGTCTCGAGCTTTTCGAGGGACGAACAATAACCTCTAATAGCACTCGGCAGAATCAGAGACTTAAGAACTCGTTCCAACCGCAAAATGGTTTTGCTGACCACGTGAATGGACAGACGGTCAACAACTTGCGCCGCGATAGACCGAGCTCAAATTACGGCGGTATGTCCATGCAACATACCCCGCAGCAAGACGGCCTTGCTTCGCGCCAGAGCTCACTCATATCCGGATCCGTACCTGACTTTCGGAGCGCCAACTTTAATGGAATGTCCGATAGGATGTCCATGACAGACTATAATGGCGGTATGTTGAGCGTACCGCAGTCTCCCAGACGCCACGAGTTTGAGAACCACTTCCAAACCCGCAGCATGCCACCGACGCCCAGGCAAGCGGAAATCAATCGTCTAAGCATCGGCCGCGCAAATACGGGAGGCCTCGAGCCAACATACTATGAGCGCCAGATGTATCAGCAAGGAGCGCTTCCAATGATTTCTCCTCGTGGCGCTGTATCCGAGCCCGGCAATTTTCCAGGCGGACAACCACGTGACTTCGCTCCAACAACGCCTCGAACCATCGGCAGAAACGGGCTTATCGAACAAGGCTTGGTTCAGCCACAACCAAAGGCTGACGTCATGGCTATCAACCAGGGAAATCAATCGAGGCGCGGCTCTCTCGCTAGTACAGCCTCAATGCCTGTTCCCGCGCAGGGTCCGTCAAAGGCCGGAAAGTCAGATATTCTTGCACAAGCTCCCCCGGTGAAGCGCCGTAATGAACTTCAGCCCGGAGCAACGGCGCTCCGAGACAGGAAGGCGGTGCTTGCCGGACAATTCAACGTCCGTCTACCTGAGGATTCCAATGTTTGTGGGTTAAAAGGCGCAGTATTCTTGGCGGACGGCAGAATAGTGATGGCCGATTACGATAACCACAACGTGAAGATGTTTGATTCGAAACTGTACCGTGGCTCGCAACTCCGCTTGTCGTCGGGACCCTGGGACGTTGAAGTCACGGGACCGAAAGAAATCGCCGTATCTCTTCCATTCGAGAGCAAGATTCAGTTCATTTCCGTCACGGACCAAATGAAGACAACTCGCGCCATAAAAATGGACATGGACTGTTATGGCCTCGTCTGCAGAAACCAAGAGCTTATTGTCGTCTGCAACGACTACCTGATCGGACCCGCAGTACAAGTGGTCAGCCTGACCGGAAGAGTGAAGCAGACGATAGATACGGATCGTAGTGGCCGGAGAATCCTTACTGACCCGTATTACCTGACAGTGACGCCAACTGGTAAACTCATCTACGTCTCTGACAAGGACCGGATCGTCTGCATGGATCGCCATGGTAACGTGACGTCAGTGTACCAAGACCAAGCGCTCCGCAACGCGCGCGGCGTCGACATTGACAATGAAGGTAATCTGTACGTCTGCGGGTATATGTCTAACACCGTTCACCAGATCACGATGCACGGGATCGACTTCCGGTGTTTGATTGACAAGGAGGAGTTGTGGGATCCCTGGTCCGTGAAGTTCAACGAGAGTAACGGGACCATCCTGGTCACGTGTGATAATTGTGACACTATTAAGGTGTTTACTCTCCAATAG